CTGCCCTAGCAATGGGTTGGGGATGGTTCCAGGTGGGTAGGGAAAACGTGCCAAATGGGGTCCAGCTGCTAAAGGATCCACCAGCGGGTGAACAGGTCCTGCTGAACCtgtaaaagaaggaaagcaagcaatCAATCAACTGCTCTGGGAAGCATCGCTCACTGTTGGGAGAGCAAAAGCCCCGTTAGACTTGAGCCGGATCAGCATTTGGCCTATCTGGCATGTAATTACCAGGACCTTAGCTCCGTCCAATTTGAAACACACTTCTCTATCTTCAAGTGCCATCTGCTTACCAAACAGTCTTAATTGTTAAAGCAACAACCCACGGCCTTCAATttctacaagaaaaagaaatccaccaagcaaggggaaaaaaaccaacaaagattgtcaacatttagaaaaaaatttcccacAAACTCTCCTATTTCCCCTTTCCACACATAAAATTCAAGGATCATTAGTGACATTTAGTACAAAAGCACTTCAGCACCCTTCTGACTTTACCAATACTGCTTGACAGGCCAAAAGCTGGCCAAAACCTTTGTTTGCAAAAGGTGACATTGTCACCATCATTGTGTGGAGAGGACATCTGTAGACAACCCTTCTGATGTCACTTTACTAGTATGATGAAAGACGACACcagcaaaacctgaaaaacacTTATTCACCAGCTCATCTGAAATCTCTGCCTGTTATGCTGTAAGCAGACTGCAGAGGAAccacaaaaatgaaaggaatacAACACAGCTAATACAAGTCTCCCTCAGCTGTTACCTGGTCCAGAGCAGAGATGTGTGGACGTTTTACTCTATTCATCCCCACTCTAAGGAAACACACAGGTTATGCACGGTAGGGCCTTACCCACCTGTGGAGCTACTCTGGAGCAAGAAATACTCAGAGACACGCAAGAGCCCCTAACTGTATTTTAACCTGGCGTCCAAGATTACAGCCAAATTACTTTTCCAATACAGGTAAGAGAGACTTAACATTGAGGTGACTTGGCTTCGTCTGCACCAGTCTCTTGCTAGACTGACAGCGAGAACGTACTAGCTATATTTTTATCCAGAATAACTGAGGAGTATCCAGACTTACCTGCACAGAGGTGGTGACTTACCTGACAACAGAATCCTTGCATAGACACAATCTACGACAAATTTCTTCTGCTATCAATGGGGTATGCAAACCTGCCCTAAATTGAACTGGTTTGTAATTTGTGCAGTCTCAACCACAGCCACAGCTTTAAGAATGTCGATATTCAGTGCTATCACCTCCTACCTGTAACCCCCGCCCCGTAACAATCTCACAAGACCCTTGCTGATTTCCTTGCTATACAATTTGGCTTCCACAACAGCACTCAAAATCCTTCCAATCTCCAAAAAGCAGACATCTCAGCTATGTTTAATGCATATTGCTCCAAGGCAAAGTATGCTATATTTGCTTGCACAGACACCACATTTGTAGCCAGCTGCACCAGAAGCTGCACTTCAAGTacttggactttttttttttttggccctTACTTAGCAGCTACTGCACCTGGTGCCTTGCTTGCTATGTCCTCTCCAGTCTGCcatcagaaaatcagaaaaaattctgcttaGTGCCTCATCTTCCAGACTCCAGGTTCCAGACTTCAGACTTCTAAAGGACTAACCACGTAGCTCGCGTTAGAAACGAGCAAGGCATCGATTCACTTTTGAAACTATTAAAtactctggggaaaaaaatttccacacATAAGAATATACTGTAGCTAAAAAGATGCCAACCTATAAATTTAGATGGTTTTTATGAGATTCCTGACAGAGAATTTTAGCTCAACTAAAGCCAGATGGTTGTCATGTCAAATGGCTAAAGAGATGAAGTCTTtctctcctcatttttttttttcagttcctatAGGGAAACACCAGCTTCAGCTCCTTTCCAGCTCTAACTCATAACAGCCATTAGCGGTGCTGACAGTTCTGTGACATCTCTCTGTCCTGGTTCTAGTGAATTCCCTTCACCCAACGGAGCCTCCACCCGTACACCAGACACCACTGTAAGGTGGTACTCTAGAACcccagtacttttaaaaaacaaaatcgAAACAGCAAGCCTTTTACAGTGACAGCGTGCAGTCTCAATGATGATAGCTGTACTGTTACCTTCATTTACTTTATCACTGTTATTTGTccaccctcccccccaaaaaaattgtttgcatttcagttaTCATAACTTGATACAGTACAGAAGTCACATATACAACAAAACAGGGATTTTGCTACTTGAATTCCAGAGGCACAGCTTGCCTGTTTTGGGTAGACCTCTGCTAACAGCTCACGAGGGAGGTTCCCTAGGAAACTGCCTAGCCCGTTTCCCTGGGCTCACCTTGATGTAAGGGATCCTGCTGATGAAGGTGTAAATGCGAGTGTATGTGTGAATGTTGGTGATGGTGAGGCGTAACGTTGAACATCTGGAGCCGTGCCAACGGGTCGTTTGTCAGCGATGCCATCCGCTCAGCATGTATTCTCTCTGCTGCCAGTCTGTCAGGGTAGCTCATTTCAGGCCGTAACTGTGGGCCTGCCAGTGCAAGTCTCTCTCTTTCAAGGGGGTTCAAACCCGGATGGAAGGAAGCAAACGGGTGAGGTCCTGCTGTTGGGGGAATAGTCAGTGCACCGTGCCTGGCAAAATGCTCCATGGGGTTAGTAGCTGGGTGCAGTGCATCTAGCTCTGGGGGCTTCACCTCAAAGCCAGGTTTCATCCTCTCTCTCAACTCCCTTTCCCGGATTTCTCGCTCCCGGATTTCCCGCTCTCGCAGCTCTCGTTCCCGAATGGTGGGATCCACATTGTAGAGGCCGGGCATATGGTAGGCCAGAAGTGGATCGGTGGGGTTCAGGGGGACAAAGAAGGGATGATTACGGTTTGTTGGCGACATGACATGAGGGCGGGCATATTCACTCAGTGTTCGTAAAGCAGGCGTATCTGGACCAATGTAAGGTGGTACAGCAGCAATGGTCGTCGGTGGAGGTTCAAATGAAGGTCTCATATGTGCTGGCCCGCTGAGCTGAGACTCTCCAAGACGGCCTTCATGGGAGGAGCTGGATACCTTCTGCTGCACAGAACGGGGGAAGAGAATTTTAGTTCAACACATTTGGTGTGAAAACACAGCAGGCACAGACTTCCCTTCTTGTCCTTCAAGCTCTAAGAGGAGCTAAGTGCAGCCTGCTGAGCCTCGTGACTCCTGCAGTTGTGTGCTCAATGTGGTTTGGGGAAGAACTGGAATGTGTCTATCCTGCAGGCCAGAAGATAACTTCTTTGTACTGGCAGCCTCAAAGCTACACAACTGCTTTACAGTTAGTAAAGCAGTAACTAGGTGGTACGTGTCACAGCTATGGGCAATAGCTGGCTGGTACATGTCACTACAGACTACCAGTCTTGTGTGCAGCatgttcttcctctcctctccacacTCACTTGTATCCTCAAACCCACTACACCCAAGGAAACTCATGCCCACGATGTGCAACACAACAAATTCCACTCCTTTCACATCAGGACTTTGCatcctgctctcccctcctgcacAAGGGCAGCGTAGTACTTCTGGGGAGGACAATAAGCACAGTTTACTCATGCGATTGCACAAAGATCCCCATCCCTCAAATAAAGCAAAGTTCCCATACATGACATCCTTTAGTGGACAGATGCTATATCCTGACTTTTGTAATCCCACAGAAACACATAGCTATTATTCAGATCTCTGAAACACGCCAGGGAATAGGAAGACTTTAGCACCTTCCTTTTCAGCATCAGTAATGCATTACTGACCACCAATTCTGTGGGCCCAGAAGTAATCACTCCTTTCCAACAGGCCACAGAAAAATGGATTAGTTATATTGGCTCTTTATACGAAGACTGGAGTTTGGGTctccccattaaaaaaaaaaaaaaaaaaagttatgtgcCTTTAAGTttacttcaaattttaaaagtcttcagGTCCCCTTCTTCCAGCAGACAGCACTCTTGCGCCTGCACAGAAGTACAAGGTGCACAAAGGCATTCACTGTATCCGCACAGAGTGCTTTTCTACTGCAACTAAACGTAAATACTTGGCCTAGTTATCCCCAGCTGCGTTGGCTTCCCACACATCAGGAAAAGACCATGAGTAGAAACTCTCCATTTCCTTTAAAGAGAGGAACGTCACAGGCAGGCCAGGAGGTGCTCACAGCTGGCTGGCTTTCACTTAACACACCAGGCTCCCATATTCACAAATACCTGATGGCACACGAGTTAAAGCGCTTCTGGGGATTTGCATTCCGTAGTCACCATCCAGGTCAGATCCTACCATGCCAAGTCCCTTAAACAGCTCTTAGCTATAAATAAACCTACCGcagctctttctgcttctctttcacGCTCCcgctccctctctctttccttctctttttctttttctctctccctctcttctctggctttctgctctgcctcccttTTGGCCTTTTCAATggcctcttctctcttcttggCCAGTTTCGATCCTGCCAGAGGCATAAAGTATAAGTCTGCTCTTGAGCATGAGTTGTAGCCACGGTCCAGGTGCTTATAGaacctgaaagaaacaaaacagaaagagctTAAAAGATCCAAGAGTCTGGGATTTAAGAGCTgtatgtcaaaaaaaaaaaaaaaaaaaaaagtatcactcTATGCTTATACAATAGCACTACCAGCTTCCCTGAAAGCCATGACAAAATTAATTGTACCATATTACTCCACAGACAAGCAGAGTATAAAACCCCTCTCACAATTACAAACTGCAATGCCCTGTCTGAATATGCTGACTGTATCAGCACCTTtccagaaaaacagagcaaaatcaTGCCAGAAAGAGAGGCTGACAAAATGCGCGTGTAAAGTACACTCAGCTCCACAGGAGCTCATTTCTCAGCTTTTGGGGGTGCAGAAAGACCGAGCACATTAAGGAAGCACTGCTGACTACTCCATACCTGGCTGATTGACTAGCATGACTTGGTGTATCCACCACAGTGGGTTCTGGTGATGGACTTCTGGGTGGAGGGGGAGGGCTTTCTGGTTCCTCAGCTTCATCTGGGACTTCTTCTTTGATTTGAATAGGCGGTAGCGTGCAGGCTGTCACCACTGGCACGTTTCCACTAGAAGCTGCTGATGTGGAGATGGAAGTCTGAAGTGGGATGCCAGGCACAGTGGGTGGCGTGGAAGTGGAGGGGCAAGAAGGAGGGGTGATGGAAGGTGGGCCTCCTGGGACAAACGGATGCTGAGAAAAGGGGGGCTGGGAGGATACCTGATGGAGTCCAGATGGGGGGTGATTAGCAGGTGGGGGAAGGCTCTGACTCTGCGTCAGTACAGGAGGCTGGGCTGGCGAAGACTGCAGCGGTTGGCTTTGAGGCATCAGCTGCAAAGGAGGAGGGTGTGCAGATGGAGGATGATGAGTTGAGAGGGAGCTCAGAGGTTTTAAAGCAGGTGGTGGAGGCAAGTTGGAGTTCATGGAGAATGGAGAAGGGCCAGAGAGGTGAGGAGGGTGCTTATGGGATGGAGCAGTGGGGAGCTGAGGGATTGGGGTGGTAGGGGGAGGTTTGATATGAGGCATGGCCATGGGCGCAGGGGGCAAGGGCTGCTCCCGTGGAGGCTGAGCCTGCTGCAGTGAGGTCGCGGTTGGCAGGACAGGCTGCGTTACCTGAACCTGGAGAGCGGAGTGAGAATGAGACGGTGCTTGTGTCTGAAGGGGAACCTGAGACTGAGATGACTGAGCGGGGAGGGAAAATGGCTGGGAAGGTACAGGATGAGGCAGGAGCGGCTGGGCCGGCAGGCTGTGAGGGGCAGGTTGGGTCTGACTGTGGAGCGGAGCCTGCGGGTGAGGCTGCGAAGAGGCAGGGGTCGACTGGCTCTGCGACACGCTcagaggctgcagaggtgggtgGGGTGACGGGAGTCTCTGCGGGTGCAAAGCCGGGGCCTGCTGTATGTGAGAATGAGGAGGCGGTGGCGCGGGGGCCTGGGGCTGGCTAGTGGGCTGGGACGCTGACGGTGAGACCTGCGGTGGAGCTGAAGCAGCGCTGGACACTGCCGGCAGCGATGCTGGTAACTGGGCTGGTATCGGTGGCGTAGGAGCAGGAGCCTGGCCAGAACCGCTCTGTGCCTGAAGCACTTggggctgtgcctgcagcacTTGCTGTTGAGCAGATGAATCCGAGTCGCTCTCATTGTCTTGAGGGCTAGGGATGCTGGGTGACGTGCTCCGGTTATCCTGGTCAATGTCCTTGGGATCGCTGCTCCCTTCGTCATTGACGCTGCGGCTGTCAGAGCTCTCGCCTTCGCCCTCGCCCTCTGAGGGAGAGTTTGGCCTGCTGATCTCCtgcggggagagggggaagaataACCACCGTGCGTgagaaaacagcacaaagaaCACTACCAGCACGCCACAGGATGCAACCTGTCACGCATGCTGTGCAAACACAAGTGGAAGTACCACCCTTTGAACCTCACAGGACTTAAAACAGCACAAGCAACGTAAATATCcaaagggagggtgcaaagagagagccaggctctttttcGTAGTGTCCAGTGCCAACGGGCATAAACCGAAATACAGGAGGTTCTGCCTGAACataatgaaacactttttcactaTGAGGGTGATGAAGcaatggaacaggttgcccagaaaggcgGTGGACtttccatctttggagatactcaaaagccgtccggacatggtcctgggctgtcagctctaggtggccctgcttgagcagaggggatggactagatgacctccatgtcccttccaacctcaatcattctgtgattctgtaatatGGAAAGCTTAGTGCCAAAATTCCCAAATCCTGTGCAAAGAGTGAACCTGGTGAGGTACATGCAGCTGAAAAGACATCCTGCAAGTATGTCAATCAAGCTTTGATACCATTAAATTAAGAGAACTCCAGTGGTGGTCTTCTAACTTGCCACCGAAGAGGAAAAACCAaatttcaactaaaaaaaaaaattggggggtggggtgggtgatTGGAAAATAATCCAAGTATACTCCTATATGGTTGCTACtgatattaaaacaaaaaaagacttctgGACTTTCCCCGTATCAATCCACTGTTTTTCAACAGAAGGAACACATTATAATATTGGTTGCTTTCCAGCCACAGATTAAGTTACAATTTGCTGTGGCTTAAACTGATTTcatgtttttggtttgttaCCGGGTTTGCACCCCCTCCCACTCTCATACCATTCTCCTAAGAGAAAAATATCCCTCTGTGGGACTCACTTgagttttggattttttggcATTGGACCTGTCAGGTTCCTCTGTGTCAGAAGCTGCCTTTTCCCGCTGCCTCTTGGAGTTCTTGAGAGGAGAAGATACCTCTTCTTTTATCTTCTGCCACGAATGAAGCAGAACACAACGGTTACCAGTGATGTAAATGCAAAAGTAAATTGAGCGTATGCTAGCGCTACCATATTTAACACAAATGAACGCGGAGGGTTCCTATGGAACAGGAGAACCGATCAGAAGTTGAGATAGTCAGTATTTAACAACAATCCAATACGCATCTGTCCCTGTGTCCAATTACAAGTTGCAGGGGAATCTgttcctgagctgctgctgtattCCACCATCTGCCAGGAGCAGCTCTCAGACGACTTGCATCTACATAACGCTCCAGCCACTCCCTCTGGAGGTCAAATTTAAGAGAGAACCCAAAACAGAAGGCAACTTTACTTCTACAGATGGAAACCCAAGGGGCAGTTTGCACACAAGCCCTGCACACGTTTCTTACACAAGCTAGTAGGAAAAAGGAACATCAAGTAAAGCATTCCTCATCATGCAGAAGTGGTCTCGAGCTTTGAAAGTCAAGGAGTAAACAGAGCagttttcagctctgcagaatCAAGTCTGTCAGGAACTCATACCAGATCTACTGGTATGTAGCAACTCTAACAGAGACCAAGACCAGTTGGTAACAGAGGATGGAGCAAGAATTTCTGCGGAGACGGGCACAGGATAAGCCTCTTTCTACTACATGAAACTCCTGCTTTACTCCTGATATTGGAGAGGGATATTTTTATATCCTCTCAAATATAGGGCTAACAGTGAGTAGCTATTACAACATTACTACCTTCTTTCACAGCCTGGGACAGCTTTATACATCACGTAATTACCTAACTTCAAAATTTCCTAAGTTCTCAGCTTTTATCATGTGAAAACTTGCTCCGTACTCCTGTTTtgacttcctttttctttaaaatatttatttttaacttgctaCTTTTCAATTTACACTGCTTAATGGCAAGCCTTCCTGCTTCATCtggctttgtttcttcagtACTCTCTTGGAAAGACACTTATTCATTTAAACAGACTAAACTGTCAGCTTGCTCTGAAAAATCAAGcaaatatacacagaaaaacagtaacagCAGTAGTCTCAATTACTACATATTCATATTCCTTTGTAAACAAGGATTaaatactgcttaaaaaaaaaaatccccaaaactgTCTACTTGTCTCAAATGTAGCATTTCTGATCTGTATTACTTCCACGAGCCTAATGCTTACATTTGCATCCAAAATTGAAGGATTAATTTATCATGACAGCGGTAAGGTTATGTGGGGATACTTTAATGGTTTTTATCATCATACATCCTTATCTACAGGAACAAAGTATAAGTCAGATGCACCATTAAATTTTTTGCTTATCCACACAAGTAGGAATTTCTAGGTCACAGAGAGATTCCCTGGCCTCCT
The nucleotide sequence above comes from Balearica regulorum gibbericeps isolate bBalReg1 chromosome 21, bBalReg1.pri, whole genome shotgun sequence. Encoded proteins:
- the RERE gene encoding arginine-glutamic acid dipeptide repeats protein isoform X3 codes for the protein MTADKEKDKDKEKDRDRDRDKERDKRDKVRESENSRPRRSCTLEGGAKNYAESDHSEDEDNDNNSATTEESTKKSKKKPPKKKSRYERTDNGEITSFITEDDVVYRPGDCVYIESRRPNTPYFICSIQDFKLSKRDHLLMNVKWYYRQSEVPDSVYQHLVQDRHNENDSGRELVITDPVIKNRELFISDYVDTYHAAALRGKCNISHFSDIFAAREFKARVDSFFYILGYNPETRRLNSTQGEIRVGPSHQAKLPDLQPFPSPDGDTVTQHEELVWMPGVNDCDLLMYLRAARSMAAFAGMCDGGSTEDGCVAASRDDTTLNALNTLHESNYDAGKALQRLVKKPVPKLIEKCWTEDEVKRFIKGLRQYGKNFFRIRKELLPNKETGELITFYYYWKKTPEAASSRAHRRHRRQAVFRRIKTRTASTPVNTPSRPPSSEFLDLSSASEDDFDSEDSEQELKGYACRHCFTTTSKDWHHGGRENILLCTDCRIHFKKYGELPPIEKPVDPPPFMFKPVKEEDDGLSGKHSMRTRRSRGSMSTLRSGRKKQPASPDGRASPINEDIRSSGRNSPSAASTSSNDSKADSVKKSTKIKEEVSSPLKNSKRQREKAASDTEEPDRSNAKKSKTQEISRPNSPSEGEGEGESSDSRSVNDEGSSDPKDIDQDNRSTSPSIPSPQDNESDSDSSAQQQVLQAQPQVLQAQSGSGQAPAPTPPIPAQLPASLPAVSSAASAPPQVSPSASQPTSQPQAPAPPPPHSHIQQAPALHPQRLPSPHPPLQPLSVSQSQSTPASSQPHPQAPLHSQTQPAPHSLPAQPLLPHPVPSQPFSLPAQSSQSQVPLQTQAPSHSHSALQVQVTQPVLPTATSLQQAQPPREQPLPPAPMAMPHIKPPPTTPIPQLPTAPSHKHPPHLSGPSPFSMNSNLPPPPALKPLSSLSTHHPPSAHPPPLQLMPQSQPLQSSPAQPPVLTQSQSLPPPANHPPSGLHQVSSQPPFSQHPFVPGGPPSITPPSCPSTSTPPTVPGIPLQTSISTSAASSGNVPVVTACTLPPIQIKEEVPDEAEEPESPPPPPRSPSPEPTVVDTPSHASQSARFYKHLDRGYNSCSRADLYFMPLAGSKLAKKREEAIEKAKREAEQKAREEREREKEKEKEREREREREREAERAAQKVSSSSHEGRLGESQLSGPAHMRPSFEPPPTTIAAVPPYIGPDTPALRTLSEYARPHVMSPTNRNHPFFVPLNPTDPLLAYHMPGLYNVDPTIRERELREREIREREIRERELRERMKPGFEVKPPELDALHPATNPMEHFARHGALTIPPTAGPHPFASFHPGLNPLERERLALAGPQLRPEMSYPDRLAAERIHAERMASLTNDPLARLQMFNVTPHHHQHSHIHSHLHLHQQDPLHQGSAGPVHPLVDPLAAGPHLARFPYPPGTIPNPLLGQPPHEHEMLRHPVFGTPYPRDLPGAIPPPMSAAHQLQAMHAQSAELQRLAMEQQWLHGHPHMHGGHLPSQEDYYSRLKKEGDKQL